From a region of the Janthinobacterium sp. 61 genome:
- a CDS encoding methyl-accepting chemotaxis protein, whose amino-acid sequence MFKNLLIKWKLATLVAVMMAALLVVGICGYTGIATVGTAVNEIGVVRLPSIQGLMMISEGQTAVAAATLTAAIYENNYQAQDKFAEALQLRTKAWSNIEAGRKLYEPLPQTPEEAVLWKRFQGEWTAWKADDDRVRAILRQLADNRDEQQQKTLFVAFYKQYLDSRSLFGKAEATLNEIIKLNNGVADASVKDGSAAVVRSESLMLLLGLLASALGIGCAAYITRAITQPINSAVKVAQTVASGDLTSHIEVHTTEETGQLLQALKDMNSSLVNIVGQVRSGTETIATASSEIASGNLDLSSRTEEQASSLEETASSMEELTSTVRQNADNAQQANQLALSASGVAVKGGEVVGKVVETMEAINDSSRKIVDIISVIDGIAFQTNILALNAAVEAARAGEQGRGFAVVATEVRNLAQRSAAAAKEIKTLIGDSVVAVDAGSKLVAEAGSTMAEIVSSVQRVTDIMAEISLATQEQSSGIDQINQAIGQMDQVTQQNAALVEEAAAAAESLQEQSGQLAGVVSVFKLDGAQAPAARTKAPAPRAVMASAVPKRPAPRPPSRPAAGRPALHAVPSSRNSAPRDDEWEVF is encoded by the coding sequence ATGTTTAAGAATTTACTGATCAAATGGAAGCTGGCGACCCTCGTCGCCGTGATGATGGCGGCCTTGCTGGTGGTGGGCATCTGCGGTTACACGGGTATCGCCACCGTGGGCACCGCAGTCAATGAAATCGGCGTGGTGCGCCTGCCGTCGATCCAGGGCTTGATGATGATCAGCGAAGGCCAGACGGCCGTCGCTGCCGCCACCCTGACGGCCGCCATCTATGAAAACAATTACCAGGCGCAAGACAAGTTCGCGGAAGCACTGCAGCTGCGCACCAAGGCCTGGAGCAATATCGAGGCGGGCCGCAAGCTGTACGAGCCGTTGCCGCAGACGCCGGAGGAAGCCGTGCTGTGGAAGCGCTTCCAGGGCGAGTGGACGGCCTGGAAGGCGGACGACGACAGGGTGCGCGCCATCCTGCGCCAGCTGGCCGACAATCGCGACGAGCAGCAGCAAAAGACCCTGTTCGTGGCGTTCTACAAGCAGTATCTGGATTCGCGCAGCCTGTTCGGCAAGGCCGAAGCCACCCTCAATGAGATCATCAAGCTCAATAATGGCGTGGCCGATGCCAGCGTCAAGGATGGCAGCGCTGCCGTGGTGCGTTCGGAAAGCCTGATGCTGCTTCTGGGCTTGCTAGCGTCGGCACTGGGCATCGGCTGCGCCGCCTACATCACGCGCGCCATCACGCAGCCGATCAATTCGGCCGTGAAAGTGGCGCAAACGGTGGCCTCGGGCGACCTGACCAGCCACATCGAGGTGCACACGACGGAAGAAACGGGCCAGCTGCTGCAGGCGCTGAAAGACATGAATTCCAGCCTGGTCAACATCGTCGGCCAGGTGCGCAGCGGTACGGAGACCATCGCCACGGCATCGTCGGAAATTGCCAGCGGCAACCTGGATCTGTCCTCGCGCACGGAAGAGCAGGCCAGCTCGCTGGAAGAGACGGCATCGTCGATGGAGGAGCTGACCTCCACCGTGCGGCAGAACGCCGACAATGCCCAGCAGGCCAACCAGCTGGCGCTGAGTGCTTCCGGCGTCGCCGTGAAGGGCGGTGAGGTGGTGGGCAAGGTGGTCGAGACCATGGAGGCCATCAACGATTCCTCGCGCAAGATCGTCGACATCATTTCCGTCATCGACGGCATCGCCTTCCAGACGAATATTCTGGCCCTGAATGCGGCCGTGGAAGCGGCGCGCGCGGGCGAGCAGGGACGCGGTTTCGCCGTGGTGGCGACAGAAGTGCGCAACCTGGCGCAACGCTCGGCGGCGGCGGCCAAGGAAATCAAGACCCTGATCGGCGACTCCGTGGTGGCGGTCGACGCTGGCAGCAAGCTGGTGGCCGAGGCGGGCAGCACGATGGCCGAAATCGTCTCCAGCGTGCAGCGCGTGACGGACATCATGGCGGAAATCAGCCTGGCGACGCAGGAGCAAAGCTCGGGCATCGACCAAATCAACCAAGCCATCGGCCAGATGGACCAGGTGACGCAGCAAAATGCGGCCCTGGTGGAAGAGGCGGCCGCCGCAGCCGAATCCTTGCAGGAGCAGTCGGGCCAGCTGGCTGGTGTGGTCAGCGTCTTCAAGCTCGATGGCGCACAGGCGCCCGCCGCCCGCACGAAGGCGCCCGCGCCGCGCGCCGTGATGGCCAGCGCCGTACCGAAGCGGCCGGCACCGCGTCCGCCATCGCGACCTGCCGCGGGCCGCCCGGCCCTGCACGCCGTACCGTCCTCGCGCAACAGCG
- a CDS encoding 5'-nucleotidase, with protein sequence MAYPIEHKLVIGVASSALFDLAESHQVYLDNGPEEYRKYQETHIDTVLPRGVAFPFIRRFLNINKHYPRQSPVEVVLFSRNSPETGLRVMHSIAHYGLDISRAAFMTGKSPYPYLPAFNASLFLSANEDDVRSALACNYPAGLVLPSRTEDDENDEELRVAFDFDGVIADDEAETVFKRNNDVDEFHAHETLNVGTPHRPGPLADLFQKLATMQRLEEKAQRRDPGYKKILRIAIITARNAPSHERVVTTLKSWGVAADETFFLGGMDKSRVLAVFKPHIFFDDQLSHLKSAGGTIPMVHVPFGIANVRA encoded by the coding sequence ATGGCTTATCCTATCGAACACAAACTGGTGATCGGGGTCGCTTCCAGCGCCCTGTTCGACCTGGCCGAATCGCACCAGGTCTACCTCGACAACGGCCCCGAGGAATACCGCAAGTACCAGGAAACGCATATCGACACGGTTTTGCCGCGCGGCGTGGCCTTTCCCTTCATCCGCCGCTTCCTGAACATCAACAAACACTATCCGCGCCAGTCGCCCGTGGAAGTGGTGCTGTTTTCGCGCAATTCGCCCGAAACGGGCTTGCGCGTCATGCACAGCATCGCCCACTATGGCCTGGACATTTCGCGCGCCGCCTTCATGACGGGCAAGTCGCCCTACCCCTACCTGCCCGCCTTCAACGCCTCGCTCTTCCTCAGCGCGAATGAAGACGACGTGCGCAGCGCGCTGGCCTGCAACTATCCGGCCGGGCTGGTGCTGCCGTCGCGCACGGAAGACGACGAAAACGACGAAGAACTGCGCGTGGCCTTCGATTTCGACGGCGTGATCGCCGACGACGAAGCGGAAACCGTGTTCAAGCGCAACAATGACGTCGATGAATTCCACGCCCATGAAACCCTGAACGTGGGCACGCCGCACCGCCCCGGCCCGCTGGCCGACCTGTTCCAGAAACTGGCCACCATGCAGCGCCTGGAAGAAAAGGCGCAGCGGCGCGACCCCGGCTACAAGAAGATACTGCGCATTGCCATCATCACGGCGCGCAACGCACCGTCGCACGAACGGGTCGTGACGACCCTGAAAAGCTGGGGTGTGGCGGCCGATGAGACATTTTTCCTCGGCGGCATGGACAAGTCGCGCGTGCTGGCCGTGTTCAAGCCGCATATTTTCTTTGACGACCAGCTGAGCCACCTGAAATCGGCGGGCGGCACCATCCCGATGGTGCACGTCCCCTTCGGCATTGCCAATGTCCGCGCATGA
- the mfd gene encoding transcription-repair coupling factor encodes MSLDLKKALPKPGNRYALPALYGSSDAYALALAALALKARGQMLAVVVAQASDGQRLLDEIPWFGGTELRCHLLPDWETLPYDAFSPHQDLVSERLATLHEIQTRQCDVLIVPATTALVRLAPPSFLAAYTFFFKKGEKLDEARLKSQLTLAGYSHVSQVMSPGEYSVRGGLLDLFPMGSALPYRLDLFGDTIETIRTFDADTQRSLYPVHEVRLLPGREFPMDEAARTTFRNRWREQFEGDPSRSVVYKDISSGIASAGIEYYLPLFFEQTATLFDYLPPDASLALVGEIDAAIGRFWTDTQSRYRFLKADRERPILPPEALFLSDEQFFGLAKPYPRLAITKSNDALASELSAPVPNIAVNRRADDPLANLRSYLLQSGRRVMICAESNGRRETLQQYFTEYDLHLTPVEGCDGFLQSDAKLMLGVAPLHAGFELFTPEGNLAFITETELYAGSGRRVGTKKQEGVTQVESMVRDLSELKIGDPVVHINHGIGRYMGLTSMDLGEGETEFLHLEYAKDTKLYVPVSQLHVISRYSGASPEDAPLHSLGSGQWEKAKKRAAEQVRDTAAELLNLYARRALRQGHSFEFSAHDYQRFADSFGFDETPDQAEAIHNVIKDMTSGKPMDRLVCGDVGFGKTEVALRAAFIAVMGGKQVAILAPTTLLAEQHAQTFADRFADWPVRIAELSRFRSGKEITQAFKGMADGTIDIVIGTHKLLSDDVKFTRLGLVIIDEEHRFGVRQKEALKALRAEVDVLTLTATPIPRTLGMALEGLRDFSIIATAPQKRLAIKTFVRSEGEAIIREACLRELKRGGQIYFLHNEVETIQNRLAMLTELLPEARIAVAHGQMHERDLEKVMRDFVAQRFNILLCTTIIETGIDVPTANTIIMHRADKFGLAQLHQLRGRVGRSHHQAYAYLLVHDVQGLTKLAQRRLDAIQQMEELGSGFYLAMHDLEIRGAGEVLGESQSGEMTEIGFQLYSDMLNEAVRSLKAGKEPDLAAPLASTTEINLHVPALLPADFCGDVHERLSIYKRLANCATQEKIDDIQEELIDRFGKLPDPVKALIETHRLRIAAKTVGIVKIDVHGEAATLQFMAKPPIDPMRIIDLIQKNRHIKLHGQDKLKITAAMPDLAARVTQIKTTIKQLTV; translated from the coding sequence ATGTCCTTAGACTTAAAAAAAGCTCTCCCCAAGCCTGGCAACCGCTACGCGCTGCCCGCCCTGTATGGTTCATCCGACGCCTATGCCCTGGCGCTGGCCGCTTTGGCCTTGAAAGCGCGGGGCCAGATGCTGGCCGTTGTGGTGGCGCAGGCCAGCGACGGCCAGCGCCTGCTCGATGAAATCCCGTGGTTTGGCGGCACGGAACTGCGCTGCCATCTGCTGCCGGACTGGGAAACCCTTCCCTACGACGCCTTTTCGCCGCACCAGGACCTGGTCTCTGAACGTCTGGCCACCCTGCACGAAATCCAGACGCGCCAGTGCGACGTGCTGATCGTGCCGGCCACAACGGCGCTGGTGCGCCTGGCGCCACCGTCCTTTTTGGCCGCCTACACCTTCTTCTTCAAGAAGGGCGAAAAGCTCGACGAAGCACGATTGAAGTCGCAACTGACCCTGGCCGGCTACAGCCATGTCTCGCAAGTGATGTCGCCCGGCGAATACTCGGTGCGCGGCGGCCTGCTCGACCTGTTCCCCATGGGCTCGGCCCTGCCTTACCGGCTGGACCTGTTCGGCGACACCATCGAAACCATCCGCACCTTCGACGCCGACACCCAGCGCTCGCTCTACCCCGTGCACGAAGTGCGGCTGCTGCCGGGGCGTGAATTCCCCATGGACGAAGCGGCGCGCACGACCTTCCGCAACCGCTGGCGCGAGCAGTTCGAGGGCGATCCATCGCGCTCGGTCGTCTACAAGGACATCAGCAGCGGCATCGCCTCGGCCGGCATCGAATACTATCTGCCCTTGTTCTTCGAGCAGACGGCCACCCTGTTCGACTACCTGCCGCCTGACGCCTCGCTGGCCCTGGTAGGCGAGATCGATGCGGCCATCGGGCGCTTCTGGACCGATACCCAGTCGCGCTACCGTTTTTTGAAGGCGGACCGCGAGCGGCCGATCCTGCCGCCCGAAGCGCTATTCCTGTCCGACGAACAGTTCTTCGGCCTGGCCAAGCCGTATCCGCGCCTGGCCATCACGAAGTCGAACGACGCCCTGGCCTCCGAACTGTCGGCGCCCGTGCCGAACATCGCCGTCAACCGCCGCGCCGACGACCCGCTGGCCAACCTGCGCAGCTATCTGCTGCAATCGGGCCGCCGCGTGATGATCTGCGCCGAATCGAACGGCCGCCGCGAAACCCTGCAGCAGTACTTTACCGAATACGATCTGCACCTGACACCAGTGGAAGGCTGCGACGGCTTCCTGCAGTCCGACGCCAAGCTGATGCTGGGCGTGGCGCCGCTGCACGCGGGTTTCGAACTGTTTACGCCAGAAGGCAATCTGGCCTTCATCACCGAGACGGAGCTGTATGCCGGTTCCGGCCGCCGCGTCGGCACCAAGAAACAGGAAGGCGTGACGCAGGTCGAATCGATGGTGCGCGACCTGTCGGAGCTGAAAATCGGCGACCCCGTGGTGCACATCAACCATGGCATCGGGCGCTACATGGGCCTGACCAGCATGGACCTGGGCGAAGGCGAGACGGAATTTTTGCACCTGGAATACGCCAAGGACACGAAACTGTATGTGCCCGTGTCGCAGCTGCATGTGATCTCACGCTATTCGGGCGCCTCGCCGGAAGACGCGCCATTGCACTCGCTCGGCTCGGGCCAGTGGGAAAAAGCCAAAAAACGTGCAGCCGAACAGGTACGCGACACGGCCGCCGAGCTGCTCAACCTGTACGCGCGCCGCGCGCTGCGCCAGGGCCACTCCTTCGAATTCTCCGCGCACGACTACCAGCGCTTCGCCGACAGCTTCGGCTTCGACGAAACGCCGGACCAGGCCGAGGCCATCCACAACGTCATCAAGGACATGACTTCCGGCAAACCGATGGACCGCCTTGTCTGCGGCGACGTCGGCTTCGGCAAGACGGAAGTGGCCTTGCGCGCCGCCTTCATCGCCGTCATGGGCGGCAAGCAGGTAGCGATACTGGCGCCCACCACCCTGCTGGCGGAGCAGCACGCGCAAACCTTCGCCGACCGCTTTGCCGACTGGCCCGTGCGCATCGCGGAATTGTCGCGCTTCCGCAGCGGCAAGGAGATCACGCAGGCATTCAAGGGCATGGCCGACGGCACGATCGATATCGTCATCGGCACGCATAAACTGCTGTCGGACGACGTCAAATTTACCCGACTGGGTCTGGTCATCATCGACGAGGAACACAGGTTCGGCGTGCGCCAGAAGGAAGCCTTGAAGGCCTTGCGCGCGGAAGTGGACGTGCTGACCCTGACGGCCACGCCGATTCCCCGCACCCTGGGCATGGCGCTGGAAGGCTTGCGCGACTTTTCCATCATCGCCACGGCACCGCAAAAGCGCCTGGCCATCAAGACGTTCGTGCGCAGCGAGGGCGAAGCCATCATCCGCGAAGCGTGCCTGCGCGAGCTCAAACGGGGTGGCCAGATCTACTTCCTGCACAACGAGGTGGAAACCATCCAGAACCGCCTGGCCATGCTGACGGAACTGCTGCCCGAGGCGCGCATCGCCGTGGCGCACGGCCAGATGCACGAGCGCGACCTGGAAAAGGTCATGCGCGACTTCGTCGCCCAGCGTTTCAACATTTTGCTGTGCACGACGATCATTGAAACGGGCATCGACGTGCCGACGGCGAACACCATCATCATGCACCGCGCCGACAAGTTCGGCCTGGCGCAGCTGCACCAGCTGCGCGGCCGGGTCGGACGCTCGCATCACCAGGCCTACGCCTACCTGCTGGTGCACGACGTGCAGGGCCTCACGAAACTGGCGCAGCGCCGCCTGGACGCCATCCAGCAGATGGAAGAACTGGGCAGCGGCTTTTACCTGGCCATGCACGACCTGGAAATTCGCGGCGCCGGCGAGGTGCTGGGCGAGAGCCAGTCGGGCGAGATGACGGAAATCGGCTTCCAGCTGTATTCGGACATGCTCAACGAAGCCGTGCGCTCGCTGAAAGCGGGCAAGGAGCCGGACCTGGCCGCACCGCTGGCCTCGACGACGGAAATCAACCTGCACGTGCCGGCCCTGCTGCCGGCGGACTTCTGCGGCGACGTGCACGAGCGCCTGTCGATCTACAAGCGCCTGGCCAACTGCGCCACGCAGGAGAAGATCGACGATATCCAGGAAGAACTGATCGACCGCTTCGGCAAGCTGCCCGACCCCGTGAAAGCGCTGATCGAGACGCACCGCCTGCGCATCGCCGCGAAAACCGTGGGCATCGTCAAGATCGACGTGCATGGCGAGGCGGCCACCCTGCAATTCATGGCCAAGCCCCCCATCGACCCGATGCGCATCATCGACCTGATCCAGAAGAACCGCCATATCAAGCTGCATGGCCAGGACAAGCTGAAAATCACGGCCGCCATGCCCGACCTGGCCGCGCGCGTGACGCAGATCAAGACCACCATCAAGCAATTGACGGTGTAA
- the serB gene encoding phosphoserine phosphatase SerB, whose product MNLILQGLDGDMARLDRIAALAAPTSITRLGPNAVRCEKIAYSPALRPTIEVAAQAAQLDATYMMGQRELSEFKLVAMDMDSTLITIECIDEIADMQGLKPQVAAITEAAMRGELDFAASLKQRVALLEGLDASALQRVYDERLKLSPGAEKMLAAVQKAGLKTLLVSGGFTFFTERLKQRLGLDYTHANELEIVDGKLTGKVLGGIVDAEEKQRTVERVCADLGITPSQAIVMGDGANDLKMMGIAGLSVAFRAKPVVRSQADVALNFVGLDGLLNVLT is encoded by the coding sequence ATGAATCTGATCCTGCAGGGTCTCGACGGCGACATGGCCAGGCTCGATCGCATCGCCGCCCTGGCCGCGCCGACGTCCATCACGCGCCTGGGCCCAAACGCCGTGCGCTGCGAAAAGATCGCCTATTCGCCCGCGCTGCGCCCCACCATCGAGGTGGCGGCCCAGGCGGCCCAGCTGGACGCCACCTACATGATGGGCCAGCGCGAACTGAGTGAATTCAAGCTGGTGGCGATGGACATGGATTCGACCCTGATCACCATCGAGTGCATCGATGAAATCGCCGACATGCAGGGTCTCAAGCCGCAGGTGGCGGCCATCACGGAAGCGGCCATGCGCGGCGAGCTCGATTTCGCCGCCAGCTTGAAGCAGCGCGTGGCCCTGCTCGAAGGCCTCGACGCGTCGGCCTTGCAGCGCGTCTACGACGAGCGCCTGAAACTGTCGCCTGGCGCCGAAAAAATGCTGGCGGCCGTACAGAAGGCCGGCCTGAAAACCCTGCTGGTATCGGGCGGCTTCACCTTCTTCACCGAGCGCCTGAAGCAGCGCCTGGGCCTCGACTACACGCACGCGAACGAGCTGGAAATAGTCGATGGCAAGCTGACGGGGAAAGTGTTAGGGGGCATCGTCGACGCCGAAGAAAAGCAGCGCACGGTGGAAAGAGTCTGCGCGGATCTGGGCATTACGCCATCGCAGGCCATCGTCATGGGCGACGGCGCCAACGACTTGAAAATGATGGGCATCGCCGGCCTGTCGGTCGCCTTCCGCGCCAAGCCCGTGGTGCGCTCGCAGGCCGATGTGGCGCTGAACTTTGTGGGTCTCGATGGCTTGCTGAACGTATTGACCTGA
- a CDS encoding nucleotidyltransferase domain-containing protein: MPPSLPEEVQRHLDLFVAAAQTAFGDDLVAAVLFGSAADGQLRATSDVNLLLLLKRFAPPAADALRGPLRMAHAAIDLQVMFLLENELTDAADAFAVKFADIIARHQVLLGNDPFASLHTSRDAVLRRLRQVLLNQQVRMRERYLLLSLNEEQLAGAIADAAGPLRSAAASLAQLDGRAPLSGKQALEAFVDQLGEPALYSALQAMSTARETARLAPGQARPAFTGLMTITERLREHAEHMQ; this comes from the coding sequence ATGCCGCCATCGCTGCCAGAAGAGGTACAACGCCATCTGGACTTGTTTGTCGCCGCCGCGCAAACGGCATTCGGGGATGACCTTGTCGCCGCCGTGCTGTTTGGCTCGGCCGCCGACGGCCAGCTACGCGCCACGTCCGACGTCAACCTGCTGTTGCTGCTCAAGCGCTTTGCGCCGCCAGCGGCCGATGCGCTGCGCGGGCCCTTGCGCATGGCGCACGCCGCCATCGATTTGCAAGTGATGTTCCTGCTTGAAAACGAATTGACGGATGCGGCCGACGCCTTCGCCGTCAAGTTTGCCGATATTATTGCGCGCCATCAAGTGCTGCTGGGCAATGATCCCTTCGCCAGCCTGCATACCAGCCGCGACGCCGTGCTGCGCCGGCTGCGGCAAGTGCTGCTGAACCAGCAAGTGCGCATGCGCGAACGCTATCTGCTGCTCAGCCTGAACGAAGAACAGCTGGCCGGCGCCATCGCCGACGCTGCCGGCCCGCTGCGCTCGGCCGCAGCCTCGCTAGCGCAGCTCGATGGCCGGGCGCCGCTATCTGGCAAGCAAGCGCTCGAAGCGTTTGTCGACCAGCTGGGCGAACCTGCCCTGTACTCTGCCTTGCAAGCCATGTCGACGGCGCGCGAAACGGCGCGCCTGGCGCCGGGCCAGGCCCGGCCCGCCTTTACTGGCCTGATGACCATTACCGAACGCTTGCGCGAGCACGCGGAGCACATGCAGTGA
- a CDS encoding TIGR04222 domain-containing membrane protein, producing the protein MNGANPFDWSGPWFLLAYLVFGLLVYYLAREWLIRQELRNPHAQLSLADDPYRIAFLRGGALEAVKIAAIVLVDRGLLRAQGPLLETASADSLRFASHDIERDVLRLYLGRQGHSKELAVQADTLPSCRAYQDSLTQQELLLGPPLLRRRERITWVAHYLLLTVAAVKAVIAIGNGHYNLLFLALLLAIFLLKLRGLRKRTASWGAQRLLTDLRMLFSRLNMRASRLQAGSSSGDMALLAAIFGIGALPPSVYAYVAELYPVPRQSTGGDASSGGTGDSGGSSSGGDGGGSSCGSGCGGCGGGGGCGS; encoded by the coding sequence GTGAACGGCGCGAATCCGTTTGACTGGAGCGGGCCGTGGTTCCTGCTGGCCTACCTGGTTTTCGGCCTGCTCGTGTACTACCTCGCGCGCGAATGGCTGATACGCCAGGAATTGCGCAATCCGCACGCCCAGCTGTCGCTGGCCGATGATCCCTACCGCATCGCCTTCCTGCGCGGCGGCGCCCTCGAAGCGGTGAAAATTGCCGCGATCGTGCTGGTCGACCGCGGCTTGCTGCGCGCCCAAGGTCCGCTGCTGGAAACGGCCAGCGCCGACAGCCTGCGCTTCGCCAGCCATGACATCGAACGCGACGTGCTGCGGCTCTACCTGGGCCGCCAGGGCCACAGCAAGGAACTGGCCGTGCAGGCCGACACACTGCCTTCGTGCCGCGCCTACCAGGACAGCTTGACGCAGCAGGAATTGCTGCTCGGCCCGCCGCTGCTGCGCCGGCGCGAACGCATCACCTGGGTCGCACACTACCTGCTGCTGACGGTGGCCGCCGTCAAGGCCGTCATCGCCATCGGCAACGGGCACTACAACCTGCTGTTCCTGGCACTGCTGCTGGCGATATTTTTGCTCAAGCTGCGCGGCTTGCGCAAGCGAACGGCCAGTTGGGGCGCGCAGCGGCTGCTGACCGACCTGCGCATGCTGTTTAGCCGCCTGAACATGCGCGCATCACGCCTGCAGGCGGGCAGCAGCAGTGGCGACATGGCACTGCTGGCCGCCATCTTCGGCATCGGCGCCCTGCCGCCGTCGGTGTACGCGTATGTCGCCGAGCTGTACCCCGTGCCCCGGCAAAGCACGGGCGGCGACGCGTCGTCCGGCGGCACGGGCGACTCGGGCGGCTCCTCCTCGGGCGGCGACGGCGGCGGCTCTTCGTGCGGCAGCGGCTGCGGAGGTTGCGGCGGTGGCGGCGGCTGTGGCAGCTAG
- a CDS encoding DUF692 family multinuclear iron-containing protein, whose protein sequence is MAASKGAARDRVGLGWRGELAAGILSNLAQIDILEVIADDYYHAPRAGIAALCSLARQVPLSLHSVGMGLASSIPADPRRLHAMARLMKTVQAESWSEHLSFVRAGGVEIGHLAAPPRTPHTAAGAVANIALATRIVGSAPLMENIATLVQPPASTMAEAAWLAQIIHGAQVPLLLDLHNLYANAVNFGEAPEELLLRLPLARVGAVHLSGGHWIAAPGGAGKRLLDDHLHDVPPAVFALLTLLARHAPQPLTVIVERDGNYPSFDHVLGQLELARAALRAGRCA, encoded by the coding sequence GTGGCAGCTAGCAAGGGGGCCGCACGCGACCGCGTCGGCCTGGGCTGGCGCGGCGAACTGGCTGCCGGCATCCTGTCCAACCTGGCGCAGATCGACATACTGGAAGTGATCGCCGACGATTATTACCACGCCCCGCGCGCAGGCATCGCCGCCCTGTGCAGCCTGGCGCGCCAGGTGCCGCTGAGCCTGCACAGCGTGGGCATGGGACTGGCGTCAAGCATTCCCGCCGACCCGCGCCGCCTGCATGCGATGGCGCGCCTGATGAAGACGGTACAGGCGGAGTCATGGTCCGAGCATCTGAGTTTCGTGCGCGCGGGCGGCGTCGAAATCGGCCATCTGGCGGCGCCGCCGCGCACGCCGCACACCGCCGCCGGCGCCGTGGCCAATATCGCGCTGGCCACCCGCATCGTCGGCAGTGCGCCGCTGATGGAAAACATCGCCACCCTGGTCCAGCCTCCCGCCAGCACGATGGCTGAAGCCGCATGGCTGGCGCAGATTATCCACGGCGCGCAAGTGCCGCTGCTGCTGGACCTGCACAACCTGTATGCGAATGCCGTCAATTTTGGCGAGGCGCCGGAGGAACTGCTGCTGCGCCTGCCCCTGGCCAGGGTCGGCGCCGTGCACCTGAGTGGCGGCCACTGGATAGCCGCGCCAGGCGGCGCTGGCAAGCGCTTGCTGGACGACCATTTGCACGATGTACCGCCCGCCGTCTTCGCTTTATTGACCTTGCTGGCGCGCCATGCGCCGCAGCCCCTGACGGTGATCGTCGAACGCGACGGCAATTACCCGTCGTTCGACCATGTGCTGGGTCAGCTGGAACTGGCGCGCGCTGCCTTGCGCGCGGGGCGGTGCGCATGA